Proteins encoded within one genomic window of Mesorhizobium sp. AR10:
- a CDS encoding PLP-dependent cysteine synthase family protein, translated as MVKSKAAQPSSRAWADRAVAAIEADQHRSADTHLWKLDLPALAGIDFYLKDESTHPTGSLKHRLARSLFLYALCNGHIREGAPVIEASSGSTAVSEAYFARMIGVPFYAVMPRSTSPEKIAAIEHYGGNCHFIDDGRRIYTESAELTVRLCGHFMDQFTHAERATDWRGNNNIAESIFGQMREERHPIPAWIVMSAGTGGTTATIGRYLRYKQHATRLSVADVERSAFFDGFATHDTDCRCEQPSRIEGIGRPRVEPSFVPGVIDHMLRIPDAVSLPAMRVLSRHLGRRVGGSTGTNFIAMCFHAARMIAAGETGSLITLICDSGERYANTYYSDEWLKANGLDPSPFEPAIEAFLTGKGLALEFQESRG; from the coding sequence ATGGTCAAGTCAAAAGCGGCGCAACCTTCATCCCGCGCCTGGGCCGACAGGGCGGTCGCCGCAATCGAGGCTGACCAGCACCGTTCGGCCGACACCCATCTGTGGAAGCTCGATCTGCCGGCGCTTGCCGGCATCGACTTCTACCTCAAGGATGAGTCGACACATCCGACCGGCAGCCTGAAACACCGGCTGGCGCGCTCGCTCTTCCTTTATGCGCTGTGCAACGGCCATATCCGCGAAGGCGCGCCGGTGATCGAGGCCTCCTCCGGCTCGACGGCTGTGTCAGAGGCCTACTTCGCCCGCATGATCGGCGTGCCGTTCTATGCCGTGATGCCGCGCTCCACCTCGCCCGAAAAGATCGCCGCCATCGAGCACTATGGCGGCAATTGTCACTTCATCGACGATGGCCGGCGAATCTATACCGAATCCGCCGAACTGACCGTCCGGCTCTGCGGTCATTTCATGGACCAGTTCACCCATGCCGAGCGAGCGACCGACTGGCGCGGCAATAACAACATTGCCGAATCCATTTTCGGGCAGATGCGCGAGGAGCGTCACCCGATCCCGGCATGGATCGTGATGAGCGCCGGCACCGGCGGCACCACGGCCACGATCGGCCGCTATCTGCGTTACAAGCAGCATGCGACACGACTGTCGGTCGCCGATGTCGAGCGTTCCGCCTTCTTCGATGGTTTTGCCACCCATGACACTGATTGCCGCTGCGAGCAGCCGTCGCGGATCGAAGGCATTGGCCGGCCGCGCGTCGAGCCGTCTTTCGTGCCCGGCGTCATCGATCATATGCTGAGGATACCCGACGCGGTGTCGCTTCCAGCGATGCGTGTCTTGTCGCGCCACCTTGGACGCCGTGTCGGCGGCTCGACCGGCACCAACTTCATCGCCATGTGCTTTCACGCCGCGCGCATGATCGCGGCGGGCGAGACCGGTTCGCTGATAACGCTGATCTGCGATTCCGGCGAGCGCTACGCCAACACTTATTATTCCGACGAATGGCTGAAGGCGAACGGCCTGGACCCCTCGCCTTTCGAACCGGCGATCGAGGCGTTTCTCACGGGCAAAGGACTGGCACTGGAATTCCAGGAAAGCCGGGGCTGA
- a CDS encoding transcriptional regulator, giving the protein MNDNEERPVTIITGRVWKRKGGKPEGVHVMLVAPDDDSAVRRTLESLAAEGYVEVELDQIGDMDGVPDEEPHLSAFQGALEGEVSIVTFDVAI; this is encoded by the coding sequence GTGAACGACAATGAGGAGCGCCCGGTCACCATCATCACCGGCCGGGTGTGGAAGCGGAAGGGCGGCAAGCCGGAAGGCGTCCACGTCATGCTGGTCGCGCCCGACGACGATTCGGCGGTGCGCCGGACACTCGAATCGCTTGCGGCCGAAGGCTATGTCGAGGTCGAGCTCGACCAGATCGGCGACATGGACGGCGTCCCCGACGAAGAGCCGCATCTGTCGGCCTTCCAGGGCGCGCTCGAAGGCGAAGTGTCGATCGTCACTTTCGACGTGGCGATTTGA
- the rpsL gene encoding 30S ribosomal protein S12: protein MPTVNQLIRKPRIAPVKRNKVPAMQQNPQKRGVCTRVYTTTPKKPNSALRKVAKIRLTNGFEVIGYIPGEGHNLQEHSVVMIRGGRVKDLPGVRYHIIRGVLDTQGVKNRKQRRSKYGAKRPK, encoded by the coding sequence ATGCCTACCGTCAACCAGCTGATCCGCAAGCCGCGCATTGCGCCGGTGAAGCGCAACAAGGTCCCGGCCATGCAGCAGAACCCGCAGAAGCGGGGCGTCTGCACGCGCGTCTATACAACGACGCCGAAGAAGCCGAACTCGGCGCTGCGCAAGGTGGCCAAGATCCGCCTGACCAATGGTTTTGAAGTGATCGGTTACATCCCCGGCGAAGGTCACAACCTTCAGGAACACTCCGTGGTGATGATCCGTGGCGGCCGCGTCAAGGATCTTCCGGGCGTCCGCTATCACATCATTCGCGGCGTGCTCGACACGCAGGGTGTGAAGAACCGCAAGCAGCGCCGTTCGAAATACGGTGCCAAGCGTCCGAAGTAA
- the rpsG gene encoding 30S ribosomal protein S7: protein MSRRHSAEKREINPDPKFGDLIVTKFMNAVMYDGKKSVAETIVYGALDQVQSKTKQEPVTVFHQALDNVAPHVEVRSRRVGGATYQVPVDVRPERRQALAIRWLIAAARNRNETTMVDRLSGELMDAANNRGTAVKKREDTHKMAEANRAFAHYRW, encoded by the coding sequence ATGTCCCGTCGTCACAGTGCAGAAAAGCGTGAGATCAATCCGGACCCGAAGTTCGGCGATCTGATCGTTACCAAGTTCATGAACGCCGTCATGTATGACGGCAAGAAGTCGGTTGCCGAGACCATCGTCTACGGCGCGCTCGACCAGGTTCAGTCCAAGACCAAGCAGGAGCCGGTCACCGTCTTCCATCAGGCGCTCGACAATGTCGCGCCGCATGTGGAAGTGCGTTCGCGCCGCGTCGGCGGCGCCACCTACCAGGTTCCGGTCGACGTGCGCCCCGAGCGCCGTCAGGCATTGGCCATCCGCTGGCTGATCGCTGCTGCGCGCAACCGCAACGAGACCACGATGGTCGACCGCCTCTCCGGCGAGCTGATGGACGCGGCCAACAACCGCGGCACCGCCGTCAAGAAGCGTGAAGACACCCACAAGATGGCGGAAGCCAACCGCGCTTTCGCGCACTACCGCTGGTAA
- the fusA gene encoding elongation factor G, with protein sequence MAREYKIEDYRNFGIMAHIDAGKTTTTERVLYYTGKSHKIGEVHDGAATMDWMEQEQERGITITSAATTTFWKGRSGKMYRFNIIDTPGHVDFTIEVERSLRVLDGAIALLDANAGVEPQTETVWRQADKYRVPRMIFCNKMDKIGADFYRSVEMIGSRLGAHAVVMQLPIGAETEFKGVVDLVEMNALVWRDETLGAAWDVVEIPADLKARAEEYREKMIEAAVEMDETALENYLEGKMPSNDEIRALIRKGTIAVKFYPMFCGSAFKNKGVQPLLDAVVEYLPSPADVPAIKGVDAKTDVEIERHADDNEPLSMLAFKIMNDPFVGSLTFARIYSGKLTKGISVDNTVKGKKERIGRMLQMHANSRADVEEAFAGDIVALAGLKDTTTGDTLSDPLHPVILERMEFPDPVIQIAIEPKTKNDQEKMGLALHRLAAEDPSFRVKTDEESGQTIISGMGELHLDIIVDRMRREFKVEANVGAPQVAYRETITRKHEQDYTHKKQTGGTGQFARVKILFEPNPESSEFEFETKIVGGAVPKEYIPGVEKGINSVMSSGPFAGFPMIGVKATLIDGAYHDVDSSVLAFEIAGRACFREAAPKLGVQLLEPIMKVEVVTPEDYVGSVIGDLNGRRGQIQGQEARGVAVVINAMVPLANMFKYVDNLRSMSQGRAAYTMQFDHYEPVPTAVATEVQKKYA encoded by the coding sequence ATGGCCCGCGAATATAAAATCGAAGACTACCGCAATTTCGGTATCATGGCGCATATCGACGCCGGCAAGACGACGACCACCGAGCGCGTCCTCTATTACACGGGCAAGTCGCACAAGATCGGCGAAGTCCATGACGGCGCTGCCACCATGGATTGGATGGAGCAGGAGCAGGAACGCGGCATCACGATCACGTCGGCCGCGACCACGACCTTCTGGAAGGGTCGCAGCGGCAAGATGTACCGCTTCAACATCATCGACACCCCCGGCCACGTCGACTTCACCATTGAAGTCGAGCGTTCGCTGCGCGTGCTCGACGGCGCCATTGCGCTGCTCGATGCCAATGCCGGTGTTGAGCCGCAGACGGAGACCGTCTGGCGCCAGGCCGACAAGTACCGCGTTCCGCGCATGATCTTCTGCAACAAGATGGACAAGATCGGCGCCGACTTCTACCGCTCGGTAGAGATGATCGGTTCGCGCCTCGGCGCGCATGCCGTCGTCATGCAGTTGCCGATCGGTGCCGAGACCGAATTCAAGGGCGTTGTCGACCTCGTCGAGATGAACGCGCTGGTCTGGCGCGACGAGACGCTGGGCGCTGCCTGGGACGTCGTCGAGATCCCTGCGGACCTTAAGGCACGTGCGGAAGAATACCGCGAGAAGATGATCGAGGCCGCCGTCGAAATGGACGAGACGGCGCTTGAGAATTATCTCGAAGGCAAGATGCCGTCGAATGACGAGATCCGCGCGCTGATCCGCAAGGGCACCATCGCGGTGAAATTCTACCCGATGTTCTGCGGCTCGGCCTTCAAGAACAAGGGCGTGCAGCCGCTGCTCGACGCCGTCGTAGAATACCTGCCGTCGCCGGCCGATGTTCCGGCCATCAAGGGCGTCGACGCCAAGACCGACGTCGAGATCGAGCGTCATGCCGACGACAACGAGCCGCTGTCGATGCTCGCCTTCAAGATTATGAACGACCCGTTCGTCGGTTCGCTGACCTTTGCCCGCATCTATTCGGGCAAGCTCACCAAGGGCATCTCGGTGGACAACACCGTGAAGGGCAAGAAAGAGCGCATCGGCCGCATGCTGCAGATGCATGCGAATTCGCGCGCCGACGTCGAAGAGGCTTTTGCCGGCGACATCGTTGCCCTGGCTGGTCTCAAGGATACGACCACGGGCGACACGCTCAGTGATCCGCTGCATCCGGTCATCCTCGAGCGCATGGAATTCCCCGATCCGGTCATCCAGATTGCCATCGAGCCGAAGACCAAGAACGACCAGGAAAAGATGGGCCTCGCCCTTCACCGCCTGGCCGCCGAGGATCCGTCCTTCCGCGTCAAGACCGACGAGGAAAGCGGCCAGACGATCATTTCCGGCATGGGCGAACTTCACCTCGACATCATCGTCGACCGCATGCGCCGCGAGTTCAAGGTCGAGGCCAATGTCGGCGCTCCGCAGGTTGCCTATCGCGAGACGATCACCCGCAAGCACGAGCAGGACTACACGCACAAGAAGCAGACCGGCGGTACCGGTCAGTTCGCCCGCGTCAAGATCCTCTTTGAGCCGAATCCGGAAAGCAGCGAATTCGAGTTCGAAACCAAGATCGTCGGCGGCGCCGTGCCGAAGGAATACATCCCGGGTGTCGAAAAGGGCATCAACAGCGTCATGTCGTCGGGTCCGTTCGCCGGCTTCCCGATGATTGGTGTCAAGGCGACGCTGATCGATGGCGCCTACCACGACGTGGACTCCAGCGTTCTGGCTTTCGAAATCGCCGGCCGTGCCTGCTTCCGTGAAGCGGCGCCCAAGCTTGGCGTGCAGTTGCTCGAGCCGATCATGAAGGTCGAAGTGGTGACGCCGGAAGATTACGTCGGCAGCGTCATTGGCGATCTGAACGGCCGTCGTGGCCAGATCCAGGGCCAGGAAGCGCGTGGCGTGGCGGTGGTTATCAACGCGATGGTGCCGCTCGCCAACATGTTCAAGTACGTCGATAACCTGCGCTCGATGAGCCAGGGCCGCGCGGCCTACACGATGCAGTTCGATCACTACGAGCCGGTGCCTACGGCGGTGGCGACGGAAGTTCAGAAGAAATACGCGTAA
- the tuf gene encoding elongation factor Tu yields MAKGKFERNKPHVNIGTIGHVDHGKTSLTAAITKYFGEYKRYDQIDAAPEEKARGITISTAHVEYETAARHYAHVDCPGHADYVKNMITGAAQMDGAILVVSAADGPMPQTREHILLARQVGVPSIVVFLNKVDQVDDAELLELVELEVRELLTKNEFPGDDIPIVKGSALAALEDSDKKIGEDAIRELMAAVDAYIPTPVRPLDKPFLMPIEDVFSISGRGTVVTGRVERGVVKVGEELEIIGIRPTTKTTCTGVEMFRKLLDQGQAGDNIGALLRGVDREGVERGQVLAKPGTVKPHKKFVAEAYILTKDEGGRHTPFFTNYRPQFYFRTTDVTGIVSLPEGTEMVMPGDNITVDVELIVPIAMEEKLRFAIREGGRTVGAGIVVTIKE; encoded by the coding sequence ATGGCAAAAGGTAAATTCGAGCGTAACAAGCCTCATGTGAACATTGGCACGATTGGCCACGTCGATCATGGCAAGACGTCGCTGACGGCGGCGATCACCAAGTATTTTGGCGAATACAAGCGCTACGACCAGATCGATGCGGCGCCGGAAGAGAAGGCCCGCGGCATCACCATTTCGACGGCTCACGTCGAGTACGAGACGGCTGCCCGCCACTATGCCCACGTCGACTGCCCCGGCCACGCCGACTATGTGAAGAACATGATCACCGGTGCCGCGCAGATGGACGGCGCGATCCTGGTCGTGTCGGCCGCCGACGGCCCGATGCCGCAGACCCGCGAGCACATCCTGCTTGCCCGTCAGGTCGGCGTGCCGTCGATCGTGGTGTTCCTGAACAAGGTCGACCAGGTCGACGACGCCGAGCTGCTCGAACTGGTCGAGCTCGAGGTTCGTGAGCTTCTGACCAAGAACGAGTTCCCCGGCGACGACATTCCGATCGTCAAGGGTTCGGCACTTGCGGCTCTTGAAGATTCGGACAAGAAGATCGGCGAAGACGCGATCCGCGAGCTGATGGCTGCGGTCGATGCCTACATCCCGACGCCGGTTCGCCCGCTCGACAAGCCGTTCCTGATGCCGATCGAAGACGTGTTCTCGATCTCGGGCCGCGGCACGGTCGTGACCGGCCGCGTCGAGCGCGGCGTGGTCAAGGTCGGCGAGGAGCTGGAGATCATCGGCATCCGTCCGACGACCAAGACGACCTGCACGGGCGTCGAGATGTTCCGCAAGCTGCTCGACCAGGGCCAGGCCGGCGACAACATCGGTGCGCTGCTGCGCGGTGTCGATCGTGAAGGTGTCGAGCGCGGCCAGGTTCTGGCCAAGCCCGGTACGGTCAAGCCGCACAAGAAGTTCGTGGCCGAAGCCTACATCCTGACCAAGGACGAAGGTGGCCGTCACACGCCGTTCTTCACCAACTACCGTCCGCAGTTCTATTTCCGTACGACGGACGTGACCGGCATCGTGTCGCTGCCGGAAGGCACCGAAATGGTGATGCCGGGCGACAACATCACGGTCGATGTCGAGCTGATCGTGCCGATCGCCATGGAAGAGAAGCTGCGCTTCGCCATCCGTGAAGGCGGCCGCACCGTCGGTGCCGGCATCGTCGTCACCATCAAAGAGTAA
- the rpsJ gene encoding 30S ribosomal protein S10, with product MNGQNIRIRLKAFDHRVLDASTKEIVSTAKRTGANVRGPIPLPTRIEKFTVNRSPHVDKKSREQFEMRTHKRLLDIVDPTPQTVDALMKLDLAAGVDVEIKL from the coding sequence ATGAACGGACAGAATATCCGCATCCGCCTGAAGGCGTTTGATCACCGCGTGCTCGACGCCTCGACGAAGGAAATCGTGTCGACGGCCAAGCGCACCGGTGCCAACGTCCGCGGCCCCATTCCGCTGCCGACGCGGATCGAAAAGTTCACGGTCAACCGGTCGCCTCACGTCGACAAGAAGAGCCGCGAGCAGTTCGAGATGCGCACGCACAAGCGTCTGCTCGACATCGTCGATCCGACCCCGCAGACGGTCGATGCTTTGATGAAGCTCGATCTGGCTGCCGGTGTCGACGTCGAGATCAAGCTCTAA
- the rplC gene encoding 50S ribosomal protein L3 — protein MRSGVIAKKVGMTRIYNDAGEHVPVTVLQMENCQVVAQRTQEKNGYTAVQLGVGLAKVKNTSKAMRGHFATASVEPKAKVAEFRVSADNMIDVGAEITVEHYVPGQKVDVTGTTIGKGFQGVIKRHHMGGGRATHGNSVSHRTHGSTGQRQDPGKVFKGKHMAGHMGDTRVTTQNVEIVSTDADRGLILIRGAVPGSKGAWILVRDAAKVALPANAPKPAAIRAVAAESVAKNDAPATEGAE, from the coding sequence ATGCGTTCAGGTGTGATTGCAAAGAAGGTGGGAATGACCCGCATCTATAACGATGCCGGGGAACATGTTCCCGTCACCGTTCTCCAGATGGAGAACTGCCAGGTCGTGGCGCAGCGCACGCAGGAGAAGAACGGCTATACCGCCGTCCAGCTCGGCGTTGGCCTTGCCAAGGTGAAGAACACGTCGAAGGCGATGCGCGGCCATTTCGCGACCGCTTCCGTCGAGCCTAAGGCCAAGGTTGCCGAGTTCCGTGTCTCCGCCGACAACATGATCGATGTTGGCGCCGAGATCACCGTCGAGCATTACGTTCCCGGCCAGAAGGTCGATGTGACGGGCACGACGATCGGCAAGGGTTTTCAGGGCGTCATCAAGCGCCACCACATGGGTGGTGGCCGCGCGACGCACGGTAACTCGGTTTCTCACCGTACGCACGGTTCGACTGGCCAGCGCCAGGACCCGGGCAAGGTGTTCAAGGGCAAGCATATGGCTGGCCACATGGGCGACACCCGCGTCACCACGCAGAATGTCGAGATCGTTTCGACCGACGCCGATCGCGGCCTGATCCTGATCCGCGGTGCGGTTCCTGGTTCGAAGGGCGCCTGGATCCTGGTCCGCGACGCGGCCAAGGTTGCGCTGCCGGCCAATGCGCCGAAGCCTGCCGCGATCCGTGCGGTTGCTGCCGAAAGTGTCGCCAAGAACGATGCCCCGGCCACAGAGGGAGCGGAATAA
- the rplD gene encoding 50S ribosomal protein L4: MDLKITTLGGKDAGKVKLSEEIFGLDPREDILQRVVRWQLAKKQQGTHKAKGRAEIARTGAKMYKQKGTGRARHHSARAPQFRGGGKAHGPVVRSHEHDLPKKVRALGLKHALSAKAKSASIIIIDELKLTEAKTKALIANFATLGLTNALVIGGAELDKNFKLAATNIPNIDVLPIQGINVYDILRRGTLVLSKAAVEALEERFK, from the coding sequence ATGGACCTCAAGATCACAACGCTTGGCGGCAAGGACGCCGGCAAGGTGAAACTCTCCGAGGAGATTTTCGGCCTTGATCCGCGCGAGGACATCCTGCAGCGCGTCGTGCGCTGGCAGCTCGCCAAGAAGCAGCAGGGCACGCACAAGGCCAAGGGTCGCGCCGAGATCGCACGCACCGGCGCCAAGATGTACAAGCAGAAGGGTACGGGCCGCGCCCGTCACCATTCGGCACGCGCTCCGCAGTTCCGCGGCGGCGGCAAGGCTCACGGCCCGGTCGTTCGCAGCCATGAGCACGACCTGCCGAAGAAGGTTCGTGCGCTCGGCCTCAAGCATGCTCTCTCGGCCAAGGCCAAGAGCGCGTCGATCATCATCATCGACGAGTTGAAGCTGACCGAGGCCAAGACAAAGGCGCTGATCGCGAATTTCGCGACGCTGGGCCTGACCAACGCCCTGGTGATCGGCGGCGCCGAGCTTGACAAGAACTTCAAGCTGGCAGCGACGAACATCCCGAACATCGACGTGCTGCCCATCCAGGGCATCAACGTCTACGACATTCTGCGCCGCGGCACGCTGGTCCTTTCGAAGGCCGCCGTCGAGGCTCTCGAGGAGCGCTTCAAATGA
- a CDS encoding 50S ribosomal protein L23, whose translation MTDLRHYDVIVSPAITEKSTMASEQNQVVFNVAKKASKPEIKAAVEALFGVKVMAVNTLVRKGKIKRFRGTVGRQSDVKKAIVTLADGQSIDVATGL comes from the coding sequence ATGACCGACCTTCGTCACTACGACGTGATCGTCTCGCCGGCGATCACCGAAAAGTCGACCATGGCCTCCGAGCAGAACCAGGTCGTCTTCAACGTCGCCAAGAAGGCGTCGAAGCCGGAAATCAAGGCCGCCGTCGAAGCGCTGTTCGGCGTCAAGGTGATGGCCGTGAACACGCTTGTCCGCAAGGGCAAGATCAAGCGCTTCCGTGGCACGGTTGGCCGCCAGAGCGACGTCAAGAAGGCGATTGTGACGCTGGCCGACGGCCAGTCGATCGACGTCGCGACGGGTCTCTGA
- the rplB gene encoding 50S ribosomal protein L2 — protein MALKKFNPVTPSTRQLVIVDRSGLYKGKPVKGLTEGLTKSGGRNNYGRITARFIGGGHKRSYRIIDFKRRKFDVVGTVERIEYDPNRTAFIALIKYDDGELSYIIAPQRLAPGDKIVAGESVDVKPGNAMPLASMPVGTIVHNIELKPGKGAQVARSAGGYGQLVGRDQGMAILRLNSGEQRVVHGSCMATVGAVSNPDHGNINDGKAGRTVWRGKRPHNRGVTMNPVDHPHGGGEGRTSGGRHPVSPWGKPTKGKKTRSNKATDKFILRSRHQRKS, from the coding sequence ATGGCACTGAAAAAATTCAACCCAGTAACGCCGAGCACCCGCCAGCTGGTCATCGTCGACCGCTCGGGCCTCTACAAGGGCAAGCCCGTCAAGGGCCTGACCGAAGGCCTGACCAAGTCGGGCGGCCGCAACAACTACGGTCGCATCACGGCTCGCTTCATCGGCGGCGGTCACAAGCGTTCGTACCGCATCATCGACTTCAAGCGCCGCAAGTTCGACGTCGTCGGCACGGTCGAGCGTATTGAGTACGATCCGAACCGCACCGCCTTCATCGCGCTGATCAAGTACGACGATGGCGAGCTGTCCTACATCATCGCCCCGCAGCGTCTGGCTCCCGGCGACAAGATCGTGGCCGGCGAATCGGTCGACGTGAAGCCGGGCAATGCGATGCCGCTGGCCTCGATGCCGGTCGGCACGATCGTCCACAACATCGAGCTGAAGCCGGGCAAGGGCGCCCAGGTTGCCCGTTCTGCCGGCGGCTATGGCCAGCTGGTCGGTCGTGACCAGGGCATGGCCATCCTGCGCCTCAACTCTGGTGAGCAGCGCGTCGTGCACGGTTCGTGCATGGCCACTGTCGGCGCTGTGTCCAATCCGGACCACGGCAACATCAATGACGGCAAGGCCGGTCGCACCGTCTGGCGTGGCAAGCGCCCGCACAATCGCGGCGTGACCATGAACCCGGTCGACCATCCACACGGCGGCGGCGAAGGCCGCACCTCGGGTGGCCGCCATCCGGTTTCGCCCTGGGGCAAGCCGACCAAGGGCAAGAAGACGCGGTCCAACAAGGCGACCGACAAGTTCATCCTGCGCTCGCGCCATCAGCGCAAGAGCTAA
- the rpsS gene encoding 30S ribosomal protein S19, producing the protein MTRSIWKGPFIDGYLLKKVDKVREGGRNEVIKMWSRRSTILPQFVGFTFGVYNGQKHVPVSVNEDMVGHKFGEFAPTRTYYGHGADKKAKRK; encoded by the coding sequence GTGACTCGTTCGATTTGGAAAGGCCCCTTCATTGACGGCTACCTTCTCAAGAAGGTGGACAAGGTTCGTGAAGGTGGTCGCAATGAGGTGATCAAGATGTGGAGCCGTCGCTCCACCATCCTGCCGCAGTTCGTCGGCTTCACCTTCGGTGTCTACAACGGCCAGAAGCATGTTCCCGTTTCGGTGAACGAGGACATGGTCGGTCACAAGTTCGGTGAATTCGCTCCGACCCGGACCTATTACGGTCACGGCGCGGATAAGAAGGCGAAGAGGAAATAA
- the rplV gene encoding 50S ribosomal protein L22, translating into MGKAKAPRRLADNEARAVLRTIRISPQKLNLVAALIRGKKVATALSDLEFSAKRISGTVKKTLESAIANAENNHDLDVDALIVAEAYVGKSIVMKRFHARGRGRASRIEKPFSHLTIVVREVEEKGEAA; encoded by the coding sequence ATGGGCAAGGCCAAAGCTCCGCGCAGGCTTGCTGACAACGAAGCGCGCGCCGTATTGCGCACGATCCGTATCAGCCCGCAGAAGCTGAACCTCGTTGCCGCGCTGATCCGCGGCAAGAAGGTCGCGACAGCGCTTTCCGACCTCGAATTCTCGGCCAAGCGGATTTCCGGCACGGTCAAGAAGACGCTGGAATCGGCGATCGCCAACGCGGAAAACAACCACGACCTCGACGTCGATGCGCTGATCGTGGCGGAAGCCTATGTCGGCAAGTCGATCGTCATGAAGCGGTTCCATGCCCGTGGCCGTGGTCGCGCCAGCCGTATCGAGAAGCCGTTCTCGCACCTCACGATCGTCGTTCGTGAAGTCGAAGAAAAAGGGGAGGCCGCATAA
- the rpsC gene encoding 30S ribosomal protein S3 translates to MGQKVNPIGLRLGINRTWDSRWFANTGEYGKLLHEDIKIRKYLEKELKQAAISKVVIERPHKKCRVTIHAARPGLIIGKKGADIEKLRKKLMEMTKSETHLNIVEVRKPEIDATLVAQSIAQQLERRIAFRRAMKRAVQSAMRLGAEGIRINCAGRLGGAEIARMEWYREGRVPLHTLRADVDYGTAEAHTAYGICGVKVWVFKGEILEHDPMASERRATEGDHAHGGGGGERERGRRRENA, encoded by the coding sequence ATGGGCCAGAAAGTCAATCCGATCGGTCTGCGCCTCGGCATCAACCGCACCTGGGATTCGCGCTGGTTCGCGAACACCGGCGAGTACGGGAAGCTGTTGCACGAGGACATCAAGATCCGCAAGTATCTTGAGAAGGAACTCAAGCAGGCTGCGATTTCGAAGGTCGTAATCGAGCGTCCGCACAAGAAGTGCCGCGTCACCATCCATGCGGCACGCCCGGGTCTGATCATCGGCAAGAAGGGCGCCGACATCGAGAAGCTTCGCAAGAAGCTGATGGAGATGACGAAGTCCGAGACGCACCTCAACATCGTCGAAGTGCGCAAGCCCGAGATCGACGCGACCCTGGTCGCTCAGTCGATCGCCCAGCAGCTCGAGCGCCGCATCGCGTTCCGTCGCGCCATGAAGCGCGCCGTGCAGTCGGCGATGCGCCTCGGTGCCGAAGGCATCCGCATCAACTGCGCCGGCCGTCTCGGCGGCGCCGAGATTGCGCGCATGGAATGGTACCGCGAAGGCCGCGTGCCGCTGCATACGCTGCGCGCCGATGTCGACTACGGCACGGCCGAGGCGCATACGGCGTACGGCATCTGCGGCGTCAAGGTCTGGGTGTTCAAGGGCGAGATCCTCGAGCATGACCCAATGGCTTCGGAGCGCCGCGCCACCGAAGGCGATCATGCGCATGGCGGTGGTGGTGGTGAGCGCGAACGCGGCCGCCGTCGCGAAAACGCGTAA
- the rplP gene encoding 50S ribosomal protein L16, producing MLQPKRTKFRKQFKGRIHGTAKGGTNLDFGGFGLKALEPNRVTAREIEAARRAITREMKRAGRVWIRIFPDVPVTSKPTEVRMGKGKGAVDYWAARVKPGRIMFEIDGVNEETAREALRLGAAKLSVKTRFVQRIAE from the coding sequence ATGCTGCAGCCAAAGCGCACAAAGTTCCGCAAGCAGTTCAAGGGCCGCATCCATGGTACCGCCAAGGGCGGCACCAACCTGGATTTCGGTGGTTTCGGGCTGAAGGCGCTTGAGCCGAACCGCGTCACCGCACGTGAGATCGAGGCGGCCCGCCGCGCGATCACTCGCGAGATGAAGCGCGCCGGCCGTGTCTGGATCCGTATTTTCCCGGACGTGCCGGTCACTTCGAAGCCGACCGAAGTCCGCATGGGTAAGGGCAAGGGCGCGGTCGACTACTGGGCGGCGCGCGTCAAGCCGGGCCGCATCATGTTCGAGATCGACGGCGTCAACGAGGAAACGGCCCGTGAGGCGTTGCGTCTCGGCGCGGCCAAGCTCTCGGTCAAGACGCGCTTCGTGCAGCGCATCGCAGAATAA
- the rpmC gene encoding 50S ribosomal protein L29 yields MKAEDIRTKTQDQLTDDLASLKKEQFNLRFQKATGQLEKTARVRQVRKDIARIKTIAAEKSAAKKA; encoded by the coding sequence ATGAAAGCCGAAGACATCCGGACCAAGACCCAGGACCAGCTGACCGACGACCTGGCCAGCCTGAAGAAGGAGCAGTTCAACCTGCGCTTCCAGAAGGCCACCGGCCAGCTCGAGAAGACCGCGCGCGTGAGGCAGGTCCGCAAGGACATTGCGCGTATCAAGACCATCGCTGCGGAAAAGTCCGCGGCCAAGAAGGCTTAA